One Haloterrigena salifodinae DNA window includes the following coding sequences:
- a CDS encoding nascent polypeptide-associated complex protein, with protein MFGGGGGGLNPRKMEQMMQQMGIDVEDIDAEEVIIRTDEYDLVFNDAEVTKMDARGEETYQIIGSPEQVESGAAGGSAGADEDAGAAIPDEDVELVATRAGVSEDEAREALEAVDGDLAAAVERLE; from the coding sequence ATGTTTGGAGGAGGCGGCGGCGGACTGAACCCGCGCAAGATGGAACAGATGATGCAACAGATGGGGATCGACGTCGAGGATATCGACGCCGAGGAGGTCATCATCCGCACCGACGAGTACGACCTCGTCTTCAACGACGCCGAGGTCACCAAGATGGACGCCCGCGGCGAGGAGACCTACCAGATCATCGGCTCGCCCGAACAGGTCGAGTCCGGTGCCGCCGGCGGGAGCGCCGGCGCTGACGAGGACGCCGGAGCCGCGATTCCCGACGAGGACGTCGAACTCGTCGCCACCCGCGCCGGCGTGAGCGAGGACGAGGCCCGCGAGGCCCTCGAGGCGGTCGACGGCGACCTCGCCGCGGCGGTCGAACGCCTCGAGTGA
- a CDS encoding methyltransferase domain-containing protein, with protein sequence MTDDSTSETEVETEGEDCVPVLLVKGDREYLIQPGGEQGTDLGVLEVPEDVQPGDTIETHLGEAFQVRRLRGPDLFHQFERTGAPMVPRDVGLVIGETGVSRGDRVLDTGTGTGVLAASMARAGAEVVTYERDPEFADVARENMKLGGVDDSVDIRTGDLTEEIDALEPSSFDVLTLDTGDAAAVVEHAPDLLVDGGFVAVYSPFIESTREVVAAAREVDLSNVRTRETIQREMQFDDRGSRPSTAPVGHTGYLTIARNV encoded by the coding sequence GTGACCGACGATAGCACTTCCGAGACTGAGGTCGAAACGGAGGGTGAGGACTGCGTCCCCGTCCTGCTGGTCAAGGGCGACCGCGAGTACCTGATCCAACCCGGCGGCGAGCAGGGGACCGATCTGGGCGTGCTCGAGGTGCCCGAGGACGTCCAACCGGGCGACACCATCGAGACGCATCTCGGCGAGGCGTTTCAGGTGCGCCGGCTACGCGGTCCGGATCTCTTCCACCAGTTCGAGCGGACGGGGGCGCCGATGGTCCCCCGCGACGTCGGGCTGGTGATCGGCGAGACCGGCGTCTCGCGGGGCGACCGCGTGCTTGACACCGGCACCGGGACGGGCGTGCTCGCGGCTTCAATGGCCCGCGCGGGCGCCGAGGTGGTGACCTACGAACGCGATCCGGAGTTCGCGGACGTCGCTCGCGAGAACATGAAACTCGGCGGCGTCGACGACAGCGTCGACATCCGGACGGGCGATCTGACCGAGGAGATCGACGCGCTCGAGCCCTCGTCGTTCGACGTGTTGACCCTCGATACGGGCGACGCGGCGGCCGTCGTCGAGCACGCGCCCGACCTGCTGGTCGACGGCGGCTTCGTCGCTGTCTACAGCCCCTTCATCGAGTCGACCCGTGAGGTCGTCGCGGCGGCCCGCGAGGTCGACCTCTCGAATGTCCGCACGCGCGAGACGATCCAGCGGGAGATGCAGTTCGACGACCGCGGCTCGCGGCCGTCGACCGCGCCGGTGGGCCACACGGGGTATCTGACGATTGCCCGCAACGTCTGA
- the ppsA gene encoding phosphoenolpyruvate synthase, which yields MAVLWLDEISAGDLEKVGGKGASLGELTGAGLPVPPGFVVTAGTYRSFIEEAEIDEELFAAVEVDVDDSSALAEAADRAQELILETPFPDELREEILESYRQVGDGEAFVAVRSSATAEDLPDASFAGQQETFLNVTEEALLDRVRECWASLFTQRAIYYRQEQGFDHSAVNIAVVVQQMVDAEKSGVMFTSHPSTGDPTMIIEAAWGLGEAVVSGAVSPDNYVVEREDRSIDVTVAEKKVMHEKDEETGETVESEVPQDKRNERVLSDDEIGALMDLGERVEDHYDEPQDVEWAIVEGEVYMLQSRPITTIDESDGGATAAEATGSVDASKGLTDGSGGVQAAGGESSSSGSDASGEVIVDGLGSSPGTVSGAARIVKKLDDLDKVGEGDIIVTEMTMPDMVPAMKRASGIITDEGGMTSHAAIVSRELGVPAIVGTTNATTVLEDGQVVTLDGDKGAVLEGTEVEPDEETEPVEEVRPQSPVKPMTATEVKVNVSIPEAAERAAATGADGVGLLRMEHMILSLNQTPAKFIAENGEDAYITELVEGIRGVADEFYPRPVRVRTLDAPTDEFRQLEGGADEPKEHNPMLGYRGIRRSLDRPDVFAHELEAFRRLFEMGYDNVEIMFPLVNDAEDIYQAKSLMKEAGIDPEKRRWGAMIETPASALSVEEMAKAGIDFASFGTNDLTQYTLAVDRNNEHVADRFDELHPAVLRLIGDVIETCREHDVDTSICGQAGSKPEMVQFLAKEGVTSISANIDAVRDVQHEVKRVEQKLLLDSVR from the coding sequence ATGGCTGTACTCTGGCTGGACGAGATCAGTGCTGGCGACCTCGAGAAGGTCGGCGGCAAAGGAGCCTCCCTGGGCGAACTCACGGGTGCTGGGCTGCCCGTGCCCCCAGGATTCGTCGTAACCGCCGGGACCTATCGATCGTTCATCGAAGAAGCCGAAATCGACGAGGAACTGTTCGCGGCCGTCGAAGTCGACGTCGACGACTCGTCGGCGCTGGCCGAGGCGGCCGACCGCGCCCAGGAACTCATCCTCGAGACGCCGTTCCCCGACGAACTGCGCGAGGAGATCCTCGAGTCCTACCGACAGGTCGGCGACGGCGAGGCGTTCGTCGCGGTGCGGTCGTCGGCAACGGCCGAGGACCTGCCTGACGCCTCCTTCGCGGGCCAACAGGAGACGTTCCTCAACGTTACCGAGGAAGCGCTGCTCGACCGCGTTCGGGAGTGTTGGGCCTCGCTCTTTACGCAGCGGGCGATCTACTACCGCCAGGAGCAGGGCTTCGACCACTCGGCGGTCAACATCGCGGTCGTCGTCCAGCAGATGGTCGACGCAGAGAAGTCCGGCGTGATGTTCACGAGTCACCCCTCGACGGGCGATCCGACGATGATCATCGAGGCCGCCTGGGGGCTCGGCGAGGCCGTCGTCTCGGGTGCGGTCTCCCCGGACAACTACGTCGTCGAGCGCGAGGACCGGTCGATCGACGTTACCGTCGCCGAGAAGAAGGTGATGCACGAAAAGGACGAGGAGACCGGCGAAACCGTCGAGAGCGAAGTTCCCCAGGACAAGCGGAACGAGCGGGTCCTCTCCGACGACGAGATTGGCGCCCTGATGGACCTCGGCGAGCGCGTCGAGGACCACTACGACGAGCCCCAGGACGTCGAGTGGGCCATCGTCGAGGGCGAGGTCTACATGCTCCAGTCCCGGCCGATCACCACCATCGACGAGAGCGACGGCGGGGCCACCGCTGCCGAGGCGACCGGCAGCGTCGATGCCTCGAAGGGACTGACCGACGGTAGCGGCGGCGTTCAGGCCGCCGGCGGCGAGTCCTCGAGTTCGGGTTCGGACGCCTCCGGCGAGGTAATCGTCGACGGGTTAGGCTCGAGTCCGGGGACGGTCAGCGGGGCCGCCCGGATCGTCAAAAAGCTCGACGACCTCGATAAGGTCGGCGAGGGCGACATCATCGTCACGGAGATGACGATGCCCGATATGGTGCCCGCGATGAAGCGGGCCTCGGGGATTATCACCGACGAGGGCGGTATGACCAGCCACGCCGCCATCGTCTCCCGCGAACTCGGCGTCCCCGCGATCGTCGGCACGACGAATGCGACGACCGTCCTCGAGGACGGCCAGGTCGTCACGCTCGACGGCGACAAGGGCGCGGTCCTCGAGGGGACGGAAGTCGAGCCCGATGAAGAGACCGAACCAGTCGAGGAGGTCCGCCCGCAGTCGCCGGTCAAGCCAATGACCGCGACGGAGGTCAAGGTCAACGTCTCGATTCCGGAGGCCGCCGAACGCGCGGCCGCGACCGGTGCCGACGGCGTCGGCCTGCTCCGCATGGAGCACATGATCCTCTCGCTGAACCAGACGCCTGCGAAGTTCATCGCGGAGAACGGCGAGGACGCCTACATCACCGAACTCGTCGAGGGAATCCGCGGCGTCGCCGACGAGTTCTACCCCCGGCCTGTCCGCGTGCGCACGCTGGACGCGCCGACCGACGAGTTCCGACAACTCGAGGGCGGCGCGGACGAGCCGAAAGAGCACAATCCGATGCTGGGCTATCGCGGTATCCGGCGCTCGCTCGACCGTCCCGACGTCTTCGCCCACGAACTCGAGGCGTTCCGGCGGCTCTTCGAGATGGGCTACGACAACGTCGAGATCATGTTCCCGCTGGTCAACGACGCCGAGGACATCTACCAGGCCAAGTCGCTCATGAAGGAGGCCGGCATCGACCCCGAAAAACGCCGCTGGGGTGCGATGATCGAGACGCCGGCTTCGGCGCTGTCGGTCGAGGAGATGGCCAAGGCCGGCATCGACTTCGCCTCGTTCGGCACGAACGATCTCACCCAGTACACGCTTGCGGTCGACCGCAATAACGAGCACGTCGCCGACCGCTTCGACGAACTCCACCCGGCCGTCCTGCGACTGATCGGCGACGTCATCGAGACCTGTCGCGAACACGACGTCGACACCAGCATCTGCGGCCAGGCCGGCTCCAAGCCGGAGATGGTCCAGTTCCTCGCCAAGGAAGGCGTCACGTCGATCTCGGCCAACATCGACGCCGTCCGCGACGTCCAGCACGAAGTCAAGCGCGTCGAGCAGAAGTTGCTGCTCGATTCGGTTCGCTAA
- a CDS encoding helix-turn-helix domain-containing protein, producing MSIIAEFSVESDDLALHHALTTVPQMVVEIERVVATIEDRVMPYFWVSGGDHAAFEAAFQDDDSTTDVALIDEVDDARLYRAEWTRNVETIVYAYIELGATILQAVGRDENWELRMRFDDRDSLARFQNYCEDNGIAFDLNRIKEQEQPMASAQYDLTTKQRETLVAALEGGYYEIPQEITMNELADQLGISQQALSKRFHAAHRNLITSTLTFTHPDDE from the coding sequence ATGAGTATCATCGCGGAGTTTTCGGTCGAATCCGACGATTTGGCGCTGCACCACGCCCTCACGACCGTCCCGCAGATGGTCGTCGAGATCGAGCGGGTCGTGGCGACGATTGAGGACCGGGTGATGCCGTACTTCTGGGTCAGCGGCGGCGACCACGCGGCGTTCGAGGCGGCGTTTCAGGACGACGACTCGACGACGGACGTCGCGCTAATCGACGAGGTCGACGACGCCAGACTGTACCGCGCCGAGTGGACGCGGAACGTCGAAACAATCGTCTACGCCTACATCGAACTCGGGGCGACGATCCTGCAGGCGGTCGGGCGGGACGAAAACTGGGAGCTTCGGATGCGATTCGACGACCGAGACAGTCTCGCCAGGTTTCAGAACTACTGCGAGGACAACGGAATCGCGTTCGACCTCAACCGCATCAAAGAACAGGAACAGCCGATGGCCAGCGCCCAGTACGATCTCACGACGAAACAACGCGAGACGCTGGTCGCGGCGCTCGAGGGAGGCTACTACGAGATCCCGCAGGAGATCACGATGAACGAGTTGGCCGACCAACTAGGGATCTCCCAGCAGGCGCTCTCGAAGCGGTTTCACGCCGCCCATCGAAACCTCATCACGTCCACGTTAACGTTCACCCATCCGGACGACGAGTGA
- a CDS encoding glycosyltransferase produces the protein MLPSASRFVEYFGTGSGVLALFVFGFLDATDVQSITIDLLAVTIRFVFLEALSAAAVFTFFVGLTGLLLVREVWSSRGDLEKITDGPKLTAIVPVYRDHAVMDESVESLCESAYENLEVAVVAEPNDEATLERARELAAEHDRVNCLVNGEPGSKAGAINYAVRESDADHFAVFDADERIAPEFLPTAIGELEAGADVFQGRRVPRPTGLVETVAYCERIVFHASYKLVELAGFTNCRSSSTAFTRETHERIGGYDDMLTEDLDFAHACYREGLDVRQARQCTNTMEAPHTWADLWGQRKRWRVGQIEVLHATLVDLLRGRVGHRGAISIGRMCSSLFGSLFTLALVSKLLLLLVLDVESAVLLPSAALVGTIGLVAWRDRHDGRIDGLAWSVALAPLCYPAFGVLTLRSFLEYGLSWDGSWYHVEKTRS, from the coding sequence ATGCTCCCGTCCGCGTCGCGGTTCGTCGAATACTTCGGCACCGGTAGCGGCGTCCTCGCTCTGTTCGTCTTCGGGTTTCTCGATGCAACGGATGTCCAATCGATCACGATCGACCTGCTGGCGGTCACCATCCGCTTCGTCTTCCTCGAGGCGCTGTCGGCCGCCGCGGTCTTCACGTTCTTCGTCGGGCTGACCGGTCTACTGCTAGTCCGCGAGGTCTGGTCCTCGCGAGGCGATCTCGAGAAGATTACCGACGGGCCGAAACTCACGGCGATCGTCCCGGTCTACCGCGACCACGCAGTGATGGACGAAAGCGTCGAGAGCCTCTGTGAGAGCGCCTACGAGAACCTCGAGGTCGCCGTCGTCGCCGAGCCGAACGACGAGGCGACCCTCGAGCGAGCGCGCGAACTCGCGGCCGAGCACGACCGCGTGAACTGTCTGGTAAACGGCGAGCCGGGATCGAAGGCGGGAGCGATCAACTACGCCGTCCGCGAGAGCGACGCCGACCACTTCGCGGTCTTCGACGCCGACGAGCGGATCGCCCCCGAGTTCCTCCCGACGGCGATAGGCGAACTCGAGGCCGGCGCGGACGTCTTCCAGGGGCGGCGGGTCCCGCGACCGACCGGCCTCGTCGAAACGGTCGCCTACTGCGAGCGCATCGTCTTCCACGCCAGCTACAAGCTGGTCGAACTGGCCGGCTTCACGAACTGCCGCAGTTCCTCGACCGCGTTCACTCGCGAGACCCACGAGCGCATCGGCGGCTACGACGACATGCTCACCGAGGATCTGGACTTCGCCCACGCCTGCTACCGCGAAGGCCTCGACGTTAGACAGGCCCGCCAGTGTACGAACACGATGGAAGCCCCCCACACGTGGGCCGACCTCTGGGGCCAGCGCAAGCGCTGGCGCGTCGGCCAGATCGAGGTGCTCCACGCCACCCTCGTGGACCTCCTGCGAGGTCGGGTCGGCCACCGCGGCGCGATTTCGATCGGCCGGATGTGCTCGAGCCTGTTCGGCAGCCTCTTTACCCTCGCGCTGGTCTCGAAGCTCCTGCTCTTGCTCGTCCTCGACGTCGAGTCGGCCGTCCTGCTCCCGTCGGCGGCCCTCGTCGGCACGATCGGCCTCGTCGCCTGGCGCGACCGGCACGACGGCCGGATCGACGGGCTCGCGTGGAGCGTCGCCCTCGCGCCGCTTTGCTACCCCGCGTTCGGGGTTCTCACGCTCCGCTCGTTCCTCGAGTACGGCCTGAGTTGGGACGGGAGCTGGTACCACGTCGAGAAGACAAGATCGTAA
- the mfnA gene encoding tyrosine decarboxylase MfnA — translation MRDMQSEPQAFDRVLSSMCTEPHPVARDAAERFLATNPGDPGTYPSVSALEEEAIATLGSIAGLEEPAGYIASGGTEANIQAVRIARDRAESQRPNVVMPESAHFSFQKAADILGVELRIVPTDDDFRADLEAVRASVDEATALVIGVAGTTEYGRVDPIPELGEIARSVDAMLHVDAAWGGFVLPFTDYDWNFDHAAVDTMAIDPHKMGQAAVPAGGLLARSEELLDELAVDTPYLESTSQATLTGTRSGAGVASAVAAMEELWPEGYKRQYVRSQNNAEWLADALEKRGYDVVDPTLPLVAADVPRSTFDALRAKGWRISRTATGELRVVCMPHVTREMLASFIGDLDRLEVRASVPVASDD, via the coding sequence ATGCGTGATATGCAATCCGAGCCGCAAGCGTTCGACCGGGTGCTGTCGTCGATGTGTACGGAGCCCCACCCGGTAGCGCGTGACGCGGCCGAACGGTTCCTCGCGACCAATCCTGGTGATCCGGGGACGTATCCGTCGGTCTCGGCTCTCGAGGAGGAGGCGATCGCGACGCTGGGTTCGATCGCCGGCCTCGAGGAACCGGCCGGCTACATCGCCAGCGGCGGGACGGAAGCGAACATTCAGGCCGTCCGCATCGCTCGCGACCGCGCAGAGAGCCAGCGTCCGAACGTGGTCATGCCCGAGTCGGCCCACTTCAGCTTCCAGAAGGCCGCGGACATCCTCGGCGTCGAACTGCGCATCGTCCCGACCGACGACGACTTCCGGGCCGACCTCGAGGCGGTCCGCGCCTCGGTCGACGAGGCGACCGCGCTGGTGATCGGCGTCGCGGGGACGACCGAGTACGGCCGCGTCGACCCGATTCCGGAACTCGGCGAGATCGCGCGGTCGGTCGACGCCATGCTCCACGTCGACGCCGCGTGGGGCGGGTTCGTGCTGCCCTTTACGGACTACGACTGGAACTTCGACCACGCCGCGGTCGACACGATGGCGATCGATCCCCACAAGATGGGCCAGGCCGCGGTTCCCGCAGGCGGGCTGCTCGCCCGCTCCGAGGAACTGCTGGACGAACTCGCCGTCGACACGCCCTACCTCGAGTCGACCTCGCAGGCGACGCTAACCGGGACGCGGTCGGGCGCCGGCGTCGCCAGCGCCGTGGCGGCGATGGAGGAGCTGTGGCCCGAGGGCTACAAGCGCCAGTACGTCCGCTCGCAGAACAACGCCGAGTGGCTCGCCGATGCCCTCGAGAAACGCGGCTACGACGTCGTCGATCCGACGCTGCCGCTGGTCGCGGCCGACGTGCCCCGATCGACGTTCGACGCCCTGCGGGCGAAGGGCTGGCGGATCTCTCGGACCGCGACCGGCGAACTGCGCGTGGTGTGTATGCCCCACGTCACCCGCGAGATGCTGGCCTCCTTTATCGGCGATCTGGACCGACTCGAGGTGCGCGCGAGCGTGCCCGTCGCGAGCGACGATTGA
- the metG gene encoding methionine--tRNA ligase — protein sequence MSNDEFPTDQPAVVTCGLPYANGDLHIGHLRGYIGADAFSRAFETLGQETAYVCGSDMHGTPVAVNAEQQGVDPEDFALEWHEQYEETFPQFNVEFDNYGHTHDETNTELTQEIVRKLDDEGYIYEKEIQVAYDPDADQYLPDRYVEGTCPYCGEKARGDECDEGCQRHLEPGEVEDPTSTITGNPAEYRERTHKFFEVSEFSDFLTEFLDGLEGTSNARNQPRQWIEDGLQDWCITRDMDWGIDYPNGGDTEGDDLVLYVWVDAPIEYIASSKQYSERVGTDEFDWEQVWKGDGEIMHIIGRDIIQHHAIFWPAMLEGVGYNKPRGIAATGFITINGKGLSTSRNRAIWAKEYLDEGFHPDLLRYYLTTTGGLQQDVDFSWDAFQEKVNGELVGTVGNFWYRSLLFAYRNYEGTPKADVSEEVRERIEGAIGDTRESVNDYDLRGIGQAATELAQFGNEYIQRNEPWKLTDEEPERAAQVIRDCVQIAKAVGVLLEPIAPDKAQALWEQLGEDGAVADAHLEDALEAPPRNFDEPGELFAKIEDDRVEELNEKLEERVAAAGDDGDDEETESDDTDGDEAGDMADTDDIEALADNRIGFEDFQELDIRVGRIESAEGIEGADDLARLEVDIGFETRQVVAGIKQLHDLEELPGEKCILLANMEKAELFGVESNGMILAAGEEADLLTTHSDAEVGEKIR from the coding sequence ATGAGCAACGACGAGTTCCCGACGGACCAGCCTGCGGTCGTGACCTGCGGGTTGCCCTACGCCAACGGCGACCTGCACATCGGTCACCTGCGAGGGTACATCGGCGCGGACGCCTTCTCCCGCGCCTTTGAGACGCTCGGCCAGGAAACGGCCTACGTCTGTGGCTCGGACATGCACGGTACCCCGGTCGCCGTCAACGCCGAACAGCAGGGCGTCGATCCGGAGGACTTCGCTCTCGAGTGGCACGAGCAGTACGAGGAGACGTTCCCGCAGTTCAACGTCGAGTTCGACAACTACGGCCACACCCACGACGAGACGAACACGGAACTGACCCAGGAGATCGTCCGGAAGTTGGACGACGAGGGCTACATCTACGAGAAGGAGATCCAGGTCGCCTACGATCCGGACGCCGACCAGTACCTCCCTGACCGCTACGTCGAGGGCACCTGTCCCTACTGCGGCGAGAAGGCCCGCGGCGACGAGTGCGACGAGGGCTGTCAGCGACACCTCGAACCCGGCGAGGTCGAGGACCCGACGAGTACGATCACGGGGAACCCCGCCGAGTACCGCGAGCGCACGCACAAGTTCTTCGAGGTCTCGGAGTTCTCCGACTTCCTGACGGAGTTCCTGGACGGCCTCGAGGGCACCTCTAACGCGCGAAACCAGCCGCGACAGTGGATCGAAGACGGCCTGCAGGACTGGTGTATCACGCGGGACATGGACTGGGGGATCGACTACCCCAACGGGGGCGATACTGAGGGCGACGACCTCGTTCTCTACGTGTGGGTCGACGCCCCGATCGAGTACATCGCGAGTTCGAAGCAGTACTCCGAGCGCGTCGGTACCGACGAGTTCGACTGGGAGCAGGTCTGGAAGGGCGACGGCGAGATCATGCACATCATCGGCCGGGACATCATCCAGCACCACGCGATCTTCTGGCCCGCGATGCTCGAGGGCGTCGGCTACAACAAGCCCCGCGGAATCGCCGCAACCGGCTTCATCACGATCAACGGGAAGGGGCTGTCGACCAGTCGCAACCGCGCGATCTGGGCGAAAGAGTACCTCGACGAAGGGTTCCACCCCGACCTGCTGCGCTACTACCTGACGACCACTGGCGGCCTCCAGCAGGACGTCGACTTCTCGTGGGACGCCTTCCAGGAGAAGGTCAACGGCGAGTTGGTTGGCACGGTCGGTAACTTCTGGTACCGCTCGCTGCTCTTTGCCTACCGCAACTACGAGGGGACGCCGAAGGCCGACGTCTCCGAGGAAGTCCGCGAGCGCATCGAAGGCGCCATCGGCGACACCCGCGAGAGCGTCAACGACTACGACCTGCGGGGTATCGGGCAGGCCGCCACCGAACTGGCCCAGTTCGGCAACGAGTACATCCAGCGCAACGAGCCCTGGAAGCTCACCGACGAGGAGCCCGAACGGGCGGCACAGGTCATCCGCGACTGCGTCCAGATCGCCAAGGCCGTCGGCGTCCTCCTCGAGCCGATCGCGCCCGACAAGGCCCAGGCTCTCTGGGAACAACTCGGCGAGGACGGCGCGGTCGCGGACGCCCACCTTGAGGACGCCCTCGAGGCCCCGCCGCGGAACTTCGACGAACCCGGCGAACTCTTCGCGAAGATCGAGGACGACCGCGTCGAGGAACTCAACGAGAAACTCGAGGAGCGCGTCGCCGCCGCGGGCGACGACGGGGACGACGAGGAAACCGAAAGCGACGACACCGACGGGGACGAAGCGGGCGATATGGCAGACACCGACGATATCGAGGCGCTCGCCGACAATCGCATCGGCTTCGAGGACTTCCAGGAACTGGACATCCGCGTCGGCCGAATCGAATCGGCCGAGGGAATCGAGGGTGCTGACGACCTCGCGCGACTCGAGGTCGACATCGGCTTCGAGACCCGACAGGTCGTCGCGGGCATCAAGCAGCTCCACGACCTCGAGGAACTCCCCGGGGAGAAGTGCATCCTGCTGGCGAACATGGAGAAGGCCGAACTGTTCGGCGTCGAGTCCAACGGGATGATCCTCGCCGCGGGCGAGGAGGCGGACCTCCTGACGACCCACAGCGACGCCGAGGTCGGCGAGAAGATTCGCTAA
- a CDS encoding DUF6653 family protein, which produces MTALEQFEETFWERHSNPKSGWSRTLLLPAILYAIYSRNWRFGAAAVAFTILNPLLFSPPKTDDAWMTRVVLAERWWTRERQEGVLELSYPNALNVLNVPTSGYAVVAAYRKQPIRAAVAGVAAMALKFWYVAELVRRYDARQSE; this is translated from the coding sequence ATGACCGCGCTGGAGCAGTTCGAGGAGACCTTCTGGGAGCGACACTCGAACCCGAAAAGCGGCTGGAGTCGCACGTTGCTGCTGCCCGCGATCCTGTACGCGATCTACAGTCGTAACTGGCGGTTCGGCGCGGCCGCCGTCGCGTTTACGATACTCAACCCGCTCCTGTTTTCGCCGCCGAAAACTGACGACGCGTGGATGACTCGTGTGGTGCTCGCCGAGCGGTGGTGGACGAGAGAACGACAGGAAGGGGTTCTCGAACTCTCGTATCCGAACGCGCTCAACGTTCTCAACGTCCCGACGAGTGGCTACGCGGTCGTCGCCGCGTACCGAAAGCAGCCGATTCGGGCGGCGGTCGCCGGCGTCGCGGCGATGGCGCTCAAGTTCTGGTACGTCGCCGAGCTCGTCCGTCGCTACGATGCGAGACAGTCGGAGTAA
- a CDS encoding HAD family hydrolase, translating to MAAYDAICFDLDSTLCEPTRNARDVLEAAFERASIDPFCTPADLRAAVPSLPTAETDRDFYENLFTEVAGRADVNSAVAPRLAGAYLEEQDPTAVRFRPGARAALEHARDLGPVGLITNGGRPTQTQKLEALGIADAFDVSVFTEPSAGIFPKPDAAPFEYALGELGVAPDAAIHVGDSIRADVAGANAMGLDSAWVDPGHDDADGGAHTHEPTYELSTLEAFETVL from the coding sequence ATGGCTGCGTACGACGCGATCTGTTTCGATCTCGATAGCACCCTCTGTGAGCCGACGCGCAACGCCAGGGACGTGCTCGAGGCGGCGTTCGAGCGGGCCAGCATCGACCCGTTTTGTACGCCAGCGGACCTGCGAGCGGCCGTGCCGTCGCTTCCGACGGCCGAAACGGATCGCGATTTCTACGAGAACCTCTTCACCGAGGTCGCGGGTCGGGCCGACGTCAACTCCGCGGTTGCGCCGCGGCTGGCTGGGGCGTACCTCGAGGAACAGGACCCGACCGCCGTCAGGTTCCGTCCCGGCGCGCGGGCCGCCCTCGAGCACGCCCGCGACCTCGGACCGGTCGGGCTGATCACCAACGGCGGCCGGCCGACCCAGACGCAAAAACTCGAGGCACTCGGCATCGCCGACGCCTTCGACGTCAGCGTCTTCACCGAGCCGAGCGCGGGGATCTTCCCGAAACCCGACGCGGCCCCCTTCGAGTACGCTCTCGGGGAACTCGGCGTGGCTCCGGACGCGGCGATCCACGTCGGCGACTCGATCCGCGCCGACGTCGCCGGCGCGAACGCGATGGGGCTGGACTCGGCCTGGGTCGATCCCGGCCACGACGACGCCGACGGCGGCGCACACACCCACGAGCCGACCTACGAACTCTCGACACTCGAGGCGTTCGAGACGGTTCTCTGA
- a CDS encoding HFX_2341 family transcriptional regulator domain-containing protein, translated as MDVVKRVHIVPLGYEYDRILGPIRNQRADLVYLLEDDGTDAGARTGTADYHDDLRAELESAVPEVRTRECDLTDVYAVLGIVTTLAAKHADDDVSVNVSGAGTIPAIGATMACMDVSTDARAYYVEPESYDHDGEREPISAGVAETEQLPAYPIDSPTPDQVAIMDFLAEPSDWEEYHDARTTPPKKKDLIEYARDRNLSFMADRRPPEDRGGEDKGAFRVLDTHVLEPLADDGYITIESVGRRRVVELTEQGENAYRAFKHKLAAVDGVEYEYESEARG; from the coding sequence ATGGACGTCGTCAAACGAGTACACATCGTGCCGCTGGGCTACGAGTACGACCGGATCCTCGGGCCAATCCGGAACCAACGAGCCGATCTCGTCTACCTGCTCGAGGACGACGGCACCGACGCGGGGGCCCGGACCGGGACGGCCGACTACCACGACGACCTCCGGGCGGAACTCGAGTCGGCCGTGCCCGAGGTTCGAACGCGGGAGTGCGATCTAACGGACGTCTACGCCGTCCTCGGTATCGTGACGACCCTCGCGGCGAAGCACGCGGACGACGACGTCTCGGTCAACGTCTCCGGCGCGGGGACGATCCCCGCCATCGGCGCGACAATGGCGTGTATGGACGTCTCGACGGACGCTCGCGCCTACTACGTCGAACCCGAATCCTACGACCACGACGGGGAGCGCGAACCGATATCGGCGGGCGTCGCCGAAACCGAACAGCTCCCGGCGTATCCGATCGACTCGCCGACGCCCGACCAGGTCGCGATCATGGACTTTCTCGCCGAGCCGTCCGACTGGGAGGAGTACCACGACGCGCGGACGACGCCGCCGAAGAAGAAGGACCTGATCGAGTACGCTCGCGATCGGAACCTCTCCTTTATGGCCGATCGACGGCCGCCCGAGGATCGCGGCGGCGAGGACAAGGGCGCCTTTCGTGTCCTCGATACGCACGTGCTTGAGCCACTCGCGGACGACGGCTACATTACGATCGAATCCGTCGGCCGGCGTCGTGTCGTCGAACTCACCGAGCAGGGGGAAAACGCCTACCGGGCGTTCAAGCACAAGCTCGCGGCGGTCGACGGCGTCGAGTACGAGTACGAATCCGAGGCTCGAGGCTGA